A single window of Acetohalobium arabaticum DSM 5501 DNA harbors:
- a CDS encoding DNA methyltransferase produces the protein MDEDKLEPLEDLLDEMREIEGFPKGEDEDILELSDPPYYTACPNPYLDDFIGEYGTEYDPESDDYERKPFVGDIKESKRDSISLAHKYVTKVPYKAIMYFIMHYTKPGDIVFDGFAGSGMTGIAAQMCENPSEEMQKKIEDRLDSVEYGARKAVLNELSPAASFITSNYNFACNEEELKQKAEEIIAKVEEECGWVYETNHVKEATDTRTGKQATLFDIEKNKGKINHIIWSDMFICPYCESEFVLWEEAIDHEKGEMQDEFKCSSCNAEITKKECDKAKEEYYDNLIGEKSIRVKKSPVLIDYSVGSKRFEKKPDKDDLELIKKIDDITIPYFTPNYRMPEGKESRRNDKFGMTHIHHFYTKRNLYVLAKFYNEIKKIDNKRIKDKLMFIFTSLLLRSSKKCIVHVSNFFHGGGGYVTTISGNLYIPSFRVETSVIENFKRRVNKTNKLNKYKQLKKDNARVNLGSATDLSMIPENSFDYMYIDPPFGSNLMYSELNFLTDSWLQVIENNNSEAIINSVQNKDLVDYNNLMEQSFKEFYRILKPNRWITIEFNNSKATIWNKIQESLTRAGFIIAQVAVLDKDSGSFVSNVSPGAVKNDLIINAYKPKKEFEDKFLKTAGEGLEADFIRQQLEHLPVEANIERTEQMLYSKMLAHYVENGFKIQYNANNFYQLLHDSFIERDGYWFLEEQADEYDRWKASLKLDEIEDIKEGNQVMFVTDEKSALTWLHNFLDEPKEYSEIYTGYEQVVTKTKDLIPELRDMLDNNFVMEDGKYRRPQTKEERQKIEENRERELERAWKDLLDKAKNGRRKIKNVRKEALIHGFTKCYQKENYEDIITVADRLYKSTLRSSGDILDFVDIARMKLDQ, from the coding sequence GTGGATGAAGATAAATTAGAACCGCTAGAAGATTTACTGGATGAAATGAGAGAGATTGAAGGCTTTCCCAAAGGTGAAGATGAAGATATCTTAGAATTGTCTGATCCGCCTTATTATACTGCCTGTCCTAATCCGTATCTGGATGACTTTATTGGAGAGTATGGTACAGAGTATGATCCAGAGAGTGATGATTATGAACGGAAGCCTTTTGTTGGAGATATAAAAGAGTCTAAAAGGGATTCAATAAGTTTAGCTCATAAATATGTAACGAAGGTTCCTTATAAAGCTATCATGTATTTTATTATGCATTATACTAAGCCAGGGGATATAGTGTTTGATGGTTTTGCTGGCAGTGGAATGACAGGAATTGCAGCGCAAATGTGTGAGAATCCATCTGAAGAAATGCAGAAAAAGATAGAAGATCGTTTAGATAGTGTAGAATATGGGGCTAGAAAAGCAGTATTAAATGAATTATCACCAGCAGCTTCATTTATTACTTCTAATTATAATTTTGCCTGTAATGAAGAAGAGTTAAAACAGAAAGCAGAAGAAATTATTGCAAAAGTAGAAGAAGAGTGTGGATGGGTATATGAAACTAATCATGTGAAAGAAGCGACAGATACTCGTACTGGAAAACAAGCGACTTTATTTGATATTGAAAAGAATAAGGGGAAAATAAATCATATTATTTGGAGCGATATGTTTATTTGCCCATATTGTGAATCTGAATTTGTTTTATGGGAAGAAGCAATAGACCATGAAAAAGGTGAAATGCAAGATGAATTTAAGTGTTCTAGTTGTAATGCTGAAATTACAAAGAAAGAGTGTGATAAAGCTAAAGAAGAGTATTACGATAATTTAATAGGAGAGAAATCTATTAGGGTCAAGAAATCTCCTGTGCTTATTGATTATTCAGTTGGAAGCAAAAGATTTGAAAAAAAACCTGATAAAGATGATTTAGAATTAATTAAAAAAATAGATGATATTACAATTCCTTATTTCACGCCTAATTATAGAATGCCAGAAGGTAAAGAGTCAAGGAGAAATGATAAATTTGGAATGACTCATATTCATCATTTTTATACTAAAAGGAATCTTTATGTACTTGCTAAATTTTATAATGAAATTAAAAAAATAGATAATAAGAGAATAAAGGACAAATTAATGTTTATTTTTACTAGTTTACTTTTAAGATCTAGTAAAAAATGTATAGTTCATGTTAGTAATTTCTTTCATGGCGGAGGGGGTTATGTGACTACAATAAGTGGTAATCTTTATATTCCTTCTTTTAGAGTAGAAACTTCTGTTATAGAAAACTTTAAACGAAGAGTAAATAAGACTAATAAGCTTAACAAGTATAAACAACTTAAAAAAGATAATGCTAGAGTTAATTTGGGGTCAGCGACGGATTTATCAATGATACCAGAAAATAGTTTTGACTATATGTATATAGATCCCCCATTTGGCTCTAATTTAATGTATTCAGAGCTGAATTTTTTGACTGATTCATGGTTACAAGTGATTGAAAATAATAACTCAGAAGCAATTATAAATAGTGTTCAAAATAAAGATTTAGTAGACTACAATAATTTAATGGAGCAATCTTTTAAAGAGTTTTATCGTATTTTAAAGCCAAATAGATGGATTACTATAGAATTTAATAATTCAAAAGCAACCATTTGGAATAAGATACAAGAATCGTTAACTAGAGCTGGATTTATTATTGCACAGGTTGCGGTTTTAGATAAAGATTCTGGCAGTTTTGTAAGTAATGTATCTCCAGGAGCAGTAAAGAATGATTTAATAATTAATGCTTATAAGCCTAAGAAAGAATTTGAAGATAAATTCTTAAAGACAGCTGGTGAAGGTCTTGAAGCAGATTTTATACGTCAACAGTTGGAACATCTACCAGTAGAAGCTAATATAGAGCGAACGGAGCAGATGCTTTACTCTAAAATGTTAGCCCATTATGTGGAAAATGGTTTTAAGATTCAGTATAACGCTAATAATTTCTATCAATTGTTACACGATAGCTTTATTGAACGAGATGGTTACTGGTTTTTAGAGGAGCAGGCTGATGAATATGATCGTTGGAAAGCATCGCTAAAGTTAGATGAAATAGAGGATATTAAAGAAGGTAATCAGGTTATGTTTGTAACTGATGAGAAATCTGCTTTAACTTGGTTACATAATTTCTTAGATGAACCTAAAGAGTATAGCGAAATTTATACTGGTTATGAACAGGTAGTAACTAAAACTAAAGATTTAATTCCTGAACTTAGAGATATGCTCGATAATAACTTTGTCATGGAAGATGGTAAGTACCGTCGACCGCAGACAAAAGAAGAACGACAGAAGATAGAAGAGAATCGAGAACGAGAGTTAGAGCGGGCATGGAAGGATCTACTGGATAAAGCCAAGAATGGACGGCGTAAGATTAAGAATGTGCGGAAAGAAGCGTTAATTCACGGCTTTACTAAATGTTATCAGAAGGAAAACTACGAAGATATCATTACTGTAGCCGATAGACTATATAAGTCTACATTAAGGTCTAGTGGTGATATTCTAGATTTTGTAGATATTGCACGGATGAAGTTAGACCAATAG
- a CDS encoding AAA family ATPase, whose amino-acid sequence MPKGKFVEELLKAYRDNDYELFKEIAEKIIEDEKDKNHHRLANSLQEIIDSFSDNQEYQQNNSSSINDSYFNKMPRDDQDGADLVSIIKPKYYLEDVVLSNENKRVINRIMAEYYGANQLRGYNLNAKRRILFCGPPGCGKTMTAQSLANEINLPLLYIHMDSLISSYLGDTASNLRKIFQYAEQGRWVIFFDEFDTIGKSRDDENEHGELKRAVNTFLQMLDNFKTETLLIAATNHQHLLDNAIWRRFDEIVYFDKPDIEQIQKLLKKKLRTFKSEIDFKKASEELVGMSHAQIERICKDAIKYSILYDIEIVNGEVLKECIEEENRRKKIYTGVDKE is encoded by the coding sequence ATGCCTAAGGGTAAGTTTGTGGAAGAACTATTAAAAGCATATAGGGATAATGATTATGAATTATTTAAAGAAATTGCTGAAAAAATTATTGAAGATGAAAAAGATAAAAACCATCATAGGCTAGCTAATTCTTTACAAGAAATAATAGATTCTTTTTCTGATAATCAAGAGTATCAACAGAATAATTCTAGCTCTATAAATGATAGTTATTTTAATAAAATGCCCAGAGATGATCAGGATGGTGCAGATTTAGTATCTATTATTAAGCCTAAGTATTATTTAGAGGATGTAGTTCTTTCTAATGAAAACAAGAGAGTTATTAATAGAATTATGGCTGAATACTATGGTGCTAATCAATTAAGAGGATATAATCTTAATGCTAAAAGAAGAATTCTTTTTTGTGGCCCTCCCGGATGTGGTAAGACTATGACAGCACAATCACTAGCTAATGAAATTAATTTACCTTTGCTTTATATTCATATGGATTCTTTAATTTCTTCATATTTAGGAGATACTGCTTCGAATTTAAGAAAGATTTTTCAGTATGCTGAGCAAGGTCGTTGGGTTATCTTTTTTGATGAATTTGATACCATAGGTAAGAGTCGAGATGATGAGAATGAACATGGTGAACTAAAGAGAGCTGTTAATACTTTTTTGCAGATGTTGGATAATTTCAAAACAGAGACTTTGTTAATAGCAGCTACTAATCATCAGCATTTATTGGATAATGCTATCTGGAGAAGGTTTGATGAAATTGTATATTTTGATAAACCTGATATTGAACAGATACAAAAGTTATTAAAGAAGAAGTTAAGAACTTTTAAAAGTGAAATTGATTTTAAAAAAGCAAGTGAAGAATTAGTAGGTATGTCACATGCTCAGATTGAACGGATTTGTAAAGATGCGATTAAGTATTCAATCTTATATGACATTGAAATAGTTAATGGAGAGGTGTTAAAAGAATGTATTGAAGAAGAGAATAGACGGAAGAAAATTTATACTGGCGTAGATAAGGAGTGA
- the brxF gene encoding BREX-3 system P-loop-containing protein BrxF: MVNLDDLIRVSRDNHYKLLTLVGDNPAKVDEITAYLEDKDWEVYDVEENVLDLIEDIPEGKIYLRIGDKIKKWVNTLGDRIVLTNTSILCSPELDKITPLGAFKYLMRGSREAVLFLDARIRDNKAIYSRPGRDDYCEMDLSEVISEQIDNVIIGGDD; encoded by the coding sequence ATGGTCAATCTTGATGATCTCATAAGAGTAAGCAGAGATAATCACTATAAGTTATTGACTTTAGTTGGTGATAATCCGGCTAAAGTTGATGAGATTACTGCTTATTTGGAAGATAAAGATTGGGAAGTCTATGATGTTGAAGAGAATGTATTGGATTTAATCGAAGATATTCCAGAAGGTAAGATATATTTAAGGATTGGAGATAAGATAAAAAAGTGGGTAAATACTTTAGGTGATAGAATAGTTTTAACTAATACCAGTATACTATGTTCTCCGGAACTGGATAAGATTACTCCGCTTGGAGCATTTAAATATCTGATGAGAGGTAGTAGAGAAGCGGTATTATTCTTAGATGCTAGAATAAGGGATAATAAAGCTATTTATTCCCGTCCGGGACGTGATGATTACTGTGAAATGGATTTATCGGAGGTTATTAGTGAGCAGATAGATAATGTAATTATTGGAGGCGATGATTAA
- a CDS encoding S8 family peptidase gives MSGDNEFVYPHLELVNAAPYNKDERYKYGGGIGPSEKDRKEHSRKIKEDIDEVQETINIKAKDTGINPRLIFKIEYENSFSKDQLRRAGFIFLGNLPGNKEQVVFSDQEGMEIFLEKWQEYSEGELTDKEYPQYRNIFDNIISIKPLDAEDRKGPKLKNEEIIDDKKYWLDIELWHRDSELEKDRKDLEEVMDQNGKITDYYTSDNLHLLRIKTDGFTLKELLEQEMVCQIDFPPKLRSEAREKVSLDLDDISFGEPDEDANGVCIIDSGIMPNHDLLEDALVHYDVFRDDLNDGIDESGHGTFVAGIALYGDVEECIEKKEFIPEVKLFSARVTDENNCLGPSDKLYIKQIKVAIEYYNDEFNCRVFNISLGDPEKVFMGNQYQSHWAQILDDLARERDLIIVVPTGNISKMHFDKDLNLEGEKVVTEYPGYLFRRKSGLLDPATATNCITVGAVANELRTSGRFIKHNEKKLNIKKIPVAKAKQPAPFTRSGLGINDTIKPEFIASGGNIYFHGEHEMLMGEESMETGTFSLNYDFINDNRLFSCATGTSYAAPVIANLAARVLNYNSEFTSNTVRALLANSAIRPSRVDDTIEEHMQESHVDIIAFLNEIKDELSEDLKEKVEDCSNKGYITKSDKEDFLKSDSLPSQLKDLLRVTPGYPAEFDEYLLRVSGYGVPNLDKAIYSSEKRVTMYAEGKIGVDKFNVYEVPIPDEFTDSKGIRRIVVSLAYSPPTKNTRKDYCGYSMNLELIRGKSLEEVLEIASNDDKDEKYSELRTATRCELLPKKNLRSSSTLQRVIFERKQRSSEDYGDTYYLVVEFKDNWIGDSATFRDDFMEDYSVVVTLEHENEEVKIYEEVRQRVEEKVEEQIEQGVREHIKLKS, from the coding sequence ATGTCAGGGGATAATGAATTTGTATATCCTCATTTAGAGCTTGTAAATGCCGCACCTTATAATAAAGATGAAAGATATAAATATGGGGGAGGTATAGGCCCTTCTGAAAAAGATAGAAAAGAACATTCTAGAAAAATAAAAGAAGATATAGATGAAGTACAAGAAACAATTAATATAAAAGCAAAAGATACAGGGATTAATCCGCGATTAATATTTAAAATTGAATATGAAAATTCTTTTTCTAAAGATCAGCTAAGAAGAGCAGGATTTATTTTTTTGGGTAATTTACCAGGTAATAAGGAACAGGTTGTTTTTTCAGATCAAGAGGGAATGGAGATTTTTTTAGAAAAATGGCAAGAATATTCTGAAGGTGAGTTAACAGATAAAGAATATCCTCAATATAGAAATATTTTTGATAATATAATAAGTATAAAACCCCTAGATGCTGAGGATAGAAAGGGTCCTAAACTTAAAAATGAAGAGATAATTGATGATAAAAAATATTGGTTAGATATTGAATTGTGGCATAGGGATTCAGAACTTGAAAAAGATAGAAAAGATTTAGAAGAGGTCATGGATCAAAATGGAAAAATAACAGATTATTATACTAGTGATAACTTACATTTGTTACGGATAAAAACAGATGGTTTTACATTAAAGGAATTACTTGAACAAGAGATGGTTTGTCAGATAGATTTTCCTCCTAAATTAAGGTCTGAGGCTAGAGAGAAAGTTAGTCTTGATTTGGATGATATTAGTTTTGGTGAGCCTGATGAAGACGCAAATGGTGTCTGTATTATAGATAGTGGTATTATGCCTAATCATGATTTATTGGAAGATGCTCTTGTTCATTATGATGTTTTTCGGGATGATTTAAATGATGGTATAGATGAAAGTGGACACGGAACATTTGTAGCTGGTATTGCTTTATATGGAGATGTTGAAGAGTGTATTGAAAAGAAAGAATTTATACCTGAGGTTAAATTATTTAGTGCTCGGGTGACTGATGAAAATAACTGTCTTGGTCCGTCAGATAAATTATATATTAAACAGATAAAGGTAGCTATTGAATATTATAATGATGAATTTAATTGTCGTGTGTTTAATATTTCTTTGGGAGATCCTGAGAAAGTATTTATGGGGAATCAATATCAGAGTCATTGGGCTCAGATATTGGATGATTTGGCTAGAGAAAGAGATTTGATTATAGTTGTTCCAACAGGGAATATAAGTAAGATGCATTTTGATAAAGATTTAAATCTTGAGGGAGAAAAAGTTGTAACAGAGTATCCTGGATATTTATTCAGGAGAAAATCTGGATTACTAGATCCAGCAACGGCTACTAACTGCATAACAGTAGGAGCGGTTGCTAATGAGTTGAGAACTTCGGGAAGATTTATAAAACATAATGAAAAAAAGCTAAATATCAAAAAGATTCCTGTAGCAAAAGCTAAACAGCCGGCTCCCTTTACTAGGAGTGGATTGGGAATAAATGATACGATAAAACCTGAATTTATTGCTTCAGGAGGGAATATATATTTTCATGGTGAACATGAAATGTTGATGGGTGAAGAGAGTATGGAGACAGGAACTTTTTCTCTAAATTATGATTTTATTAATGATAATCGATTATTTTCTTGTGCTACTGGGACAAGCTATGCTGCGCCGGTAATAGCTAACTTAGCTGCTAGAGTTCTCAACTATAATTCTGAGTTTACCAGTAATACAGTTAGGGCTTTATTGGCTAATTCAGCTATTAGACCTTCACGAGTAGATGATACTATTGAAGAGCATATGCAAGAAAGTCACGTAGATATTATTGCATTTTTAAATGAGATAAAAGATGAGTTAAGTGAGGATTTGAAAGAAAAAGTAGAAGACTGTTCAAATAAAGGTTATATCACTAAAAGTGATAAGGAAGATTTTTTAAAGAGTGATTCTCTTCCATCACAATTAAAAGATTTACTCAGAGTTACTCCTGGTTATCCAGCTGAATTTGATGAGTATCTTTTGCGAGTTAGTGGTTATGGAGTTCCAAATTTAGATAAGGCTATTTATTCTTCAGAGAAGAGAGTAACAATGTATGCGGAAGGAAAAATTGGAGTAGATAAATTTAATGTTTATGAAGTGCCTATTCCGGATGAATTTACTGATAGTAAAGGAATTAGAAGAATTGTTGTATCTTTGGCTTACTCACCACCAACAAAAAATACTCGAAAGGACTATTGTGGCTACTCTATGAATCTTGAACTTATAAGAGGGAAGAGCTTAGAGGAAGTATTAGAAATAGCTAGTAATGATGATAAGGATGAAAAGTATAGTGAATTGAGAACAGCGACAAGGTGTGAGTTATTGCCAAAGAAGAATTTGAGGAGTAGTAGTACCCTGCAAAGAGTAATTTTTGAAAGGAAACAAAGGAGTAGTGAAGATTATGGAGATACTTATTATCTAGTGGTTGAATTCAAAGATAATTGGATTGGAGATAGTGCTACTTTTAGGGATGATTTTATGGAGGACTATTCAGTGGTAGTAACTTTAGAGCATGAAAACGAAGAAGTAAAAATTTATGAAGAGGTTAGACAGCGAGTGGAAGAAAAAGTAGAAGAACAGATTGAACAAGGGGTAAGAGAACATATTAAATTAAAATCATAA
- a CDS encoding DUF6079 family protein: MQVKDLINFDEIKDVIDIDSDLENEESCKALVDKYIISERLRGYLQEIAEDLAQPKHKSCQIIGSYGSGKSHLLAFLSALLDNPDFSSYIQDEKVREAFESNLNRRFAVVQFELQAGRTDLSHYFYDRVEMKLRDKYGIEIPSVDPDQVFDHKEKVREILGKVKEVDPQMGLVVIIDEISDFLKQKVKKEKKHRDTQFMRVLAQASQTMDFMLIGSMQEDILTDPEFNDEADSFGRTSERYRIVTISKEDIKKVVSQRALNKSLEQREELEELLTDYGQQIEEVHSKIDEFIDLYPVHPYVIEVFNQLPYFEKRGVIQFTVDEVKKILDEEFPAFITYDRIFDLIASKHTVKSLDEVAEVVKAIDTLNSKIPLLRDNLQEDARRIVKALAVLKLYGQTANNGATPEELANELLIISDKFSGADRIEMVLNKLREVTDGQFIAKSENNYYYIDLEHTRDYDVIIKRKTEDLYDGATDEELVKVLKSVFELDSDSDYDRVYDDYSYWPDKKSFRYGSFIYDDGSSEVEKGDGDFNFVFVSPYRDRTTIKQDGSTAVLNLEYDDELDTLLKKAAALTSLIKNSPYPKNIMRSRLKTCKGELKEKLLDKVINTEIENGTSYAGAGGLLSQQPDTLMEYYYEIKPALFGAYFSEKYDKYPKLANQLTPENIRGEVERTIKDILGSGEQVTVSNSQNLLKALQLLDSDNYPDSNNSPYAKLILKKLNNNKGKNVKIEEIVEELAGKPYGLNRELVYLILVVLTYNGETNLKKHGGKTVTAADLKDVLSSGLDAFDEISYITLETDFPVNEVAKVLRVLDINPGLIKQKKNRKDALKQFKNEVGDIENKINEVDQQLSNLKIKAKPNEHIDLDALLAKRSGIDNIPIEKFSKVKTVPGLKKIVLDDFELEELEIGLKFLDNFIEFLADFEEKIYDPYIHLKESMDFIKEYRNFFADEDIAALEEIADKCDEIVDDLSTLLEHDERRILKGKLQQYQRKYREIYYQTHEQKVGAGVEWSKLEKIKNNQELQQLKVLKDVRGLDTADFKRLQMKINKLSRAKCDSLEEEYLSGNYKCPYCQFPEFDASSLKDIDDTLDEMWDEIYDIKDEWEAQILEEIKNYEDNIRLLDQAEKEVIEEIQSAKTLPDKIDRELVKALNNLFSELEEIEVSGAEIEEIIFANGGVLDYDDFANKLEEVKEKILTQGDRTNLRIKRPADDREEEE, translated from the coding sequence ATGCAGGTTAAAGACTTGATTAATTTTGATGAAATTAAAGATGTAATCGATATTGATAGTGATTTAGAGAATGAAGAAAGTTGTAAGGCCCTTGTAGACAAATATATTATTTCTGAAAGATTACGGGGATACTTACAAGAGATAGCTGAAGACTTAGCTCAGCCTAAACATAAATCCTGTCAGATTATCGGTAGTTATGGTTCCGGTAAATCACATTTGCTTGCTTTTTTATCTGCACTACTGGACAATCCTGATTTTTCATCCTATATTCAGGATGAAAAAGTAAGAGAAGCTTTTGAGAGTAATCTTAATCGGAGGTTTGCAGTAGTCCAATTTGAATTGCAAGCAGGCAGGACTGATTTAAGCCATTATTTTTATGATCGAGTAGAGATGAAGTTAAGAGATAAGTACGGAATTGAGATTCCATCGGTTGATCCCGATCAGGTATTTGATCATAAAGAGAAAGTAAGAGAGATTTTAGGTAAGGTTAAAGAAGTAGATCCCCAGATGGGTTTGGTTGTCATTATTGATGAGATTTCTGACTTTCTTAAACAGAAGGTTAAGAAAGAGAAGAAGCACCGTGATACTCAATTTATGCGGGTATTGGCCCAGGCCAGTCAGACGATGGATTTTATGTTAATTGGATCGATGCAGGAAGATATCTTAACTGATCCGGAGTTTAATGATGAAGCTGATAGTTTTGGTCGGACTTCGGAACGGTATCGGATAGTGACTATTTCGAAGGAAGATATCAAAAAGGTTGTTTCACAGCGGGCTTTAAATAAGAGTTTAGAACAGCGAGAGGAGTTAGAGGAATTACTTACTGATTATGGACAACAGATTGAAGAAGTGCACAGCAAGATAGATGAATTTATAGATCTCTATCCTGTCCATCCTTATGTAATTGAAGTATTTAATCAACTGCCCTACTTTGAGAAGCGGGGCGTAATTCAGTTTACTGTTGATGAAGTTAAGAAGATACTCGATGAAGAGTTTCCTGCTTTTATTACCTATGACCGGATCTTCGATCTAATTGCTTCCAAGCATACTGTTAAGAGCCTGGATGAAGTAGCAGAGGTAGTTAAAGCAATCGATACTTTAAATAGTAAGATACCACTTTTAAGAGATAATTTACAGGAGGATGCTCGTCGGATTGTTAAAGCTCTGGCTGTATTGAAGCTATATGGGCAGACGGCCAATAACGGAGCGACTCCAGAGGAGTTGGCTAATGAGCTATTAATTATCTCTGATAAGTTCTCTGGAGCTGATCGAATTGAGATGGTGCTCAATAAACTGCGGGAAGTAACGGATGGTCAGTTTATTGCTAAGAGTGAGAATAACTACTATTATATTGATCTAGAGCATACGAGAGATTATGATGTAATAATTAAGCGTAAGACTGAAGATTTATATGATGGAGCGACGGATGAAGAGCTAGTTAAAGTTCTAAAGAGTGTTTTTGAATTGGATAGTGACAGTGACTATGATCGAGTCTATGATGATTATAGTTACTGGCCGGATAAGAAGTCCTTTAGATATGGTTCGTTTATCTATGATGATGGCTCTTCGGAAGTAGAAAAGGGAGATGGTGATTTCAATTTTGTCTTTGTATCTCCTTATCGAGATAGGACTACTATCAAACAGGATGGAAGTACGGCGGTTTTGAATTTAGAGTATGATGATGAGTTGGATACTCTACTTAAAAAAGCCGCAGCCTTAACTTCATTGATCAAGAATTCGCCTTATCCGAAGAATATAATGCGTTCTAGATTGAAAACTTGTAAAGGAGAGTTGAAAGAAAAGTTATTGGATAAGGTGATTAACACGGAGATTGAGAATGGAACCAGTTATGCTGGGGCCGGTGGGCTACTAAGTCAGCAGCCTGATACGTTAATGGAGTATTACTATGAGATTAAACCGGCTTTGTTTGGTGCTTATTTCAGTGAAAAATATGATAAGTATCCTAAGTTAGCCAATCAATTGACGCCGGAGAATATTCGAGGTGAAGTGGAGCGGACTATTAAGGATATTCTTGGTAGTGGGGAACAGGTTACTGTTAGTAATTCACAGAATCTGCTTAAGGCCTTGCAGCTGTTAGATAGTGATAATTATCCTGATAGTAATAACTCTCCTTATGCTAAGCTAATATTGAAGAAATTGAATAACAATAAGGGTAAGAATGTTAAGATTGAGGAGATTGTAGAAGAGTTAGCCGGGAAGCCTTACGGGTTGAATAGAGAATTGGTCTATTTAATTTTAGTAGTCTTGACCTATAATGGAGAGACGAATTTAAAGAAGCATGGTGGGAAGACTGTTACAGCAGCAGACTTAAAGGATGTTCTATCATCAGGTCTGGATGCTTTTGATGAAATATCATATATTACTTTGGAAACGGACTTTCCAGTTAATGAAGTAGCTAAAGTATTGAGAGTATTAGATATAAACCCAGGTCTAATTAAGCAGAAGAAGAATAGAAAGGATGCTTTAAAGCAGTTTAAAAATGAAGTAGGAGATATTGAGAATAAGATTAATGAAGTTGATCAACAGTTAAGTAACTTAAAGATAAAGGCTAAGCCGAATGAACATATCGACCTTGATGCTTTATTGGCCAAACGTAGTGGAATAGATAATATTCCGATTGAGAAGTTTAGTAAGGTTAAGACAGTACCGGGATTGAAGAAGATAGTACTTGATGATTTTGAACTTGAAGAGTTAGAAATCGGTTTGAAGTTTCTGGATAACTTTATTGAATTTTTGGCTGACTTTGAAGAGAAGATCTATGATCCTTATATTCATCTAAAAGAGTCAATGGATTTTATTAAAGAGTATAGAAACTTCTTTGCTGATGAAGATATTGCTGCTTTAGAAGAGATTGCCGATAAGTGTGATGAGATTGTTGATGATCTATCTACGTTATTAGAACATGATGAACGGCGGATTTTAAAAGGTAAGCTCCAGCAGTATCAGAGAAAGTATCGGGAAATTTATTATCAGACCCATGAGCAGAAGGTAGGTGCTGGAGTTGAATGGAGTAAGCTAGAAAAAATTAAGAATAATCAGGAGCTGCAGCAGTTGAAGGTTCTAAAGGATGTCAGAGGTTTAGATACTGCTGACTTTAAGCGGTTACAGATGAAGATCAATAAGTTATCGCGGGCTAAGTGCGATAGTTTAGAAGAGGAGTATTTAAGCGGGAATTATAAGTGTCCTTATTGTCAATTTCCGGAGTTTGATGCTTCAAGTTTAAAAGATATCGATGATACACTGGATGAGATGTGGGATGAAATTTATGATATTAAGGATGAATGGGAAGCACAGATTTTAGAGGAGATTAAGAATTATGAAGATAATATCAGGTTATTGGATCAGGCAGAAAAGGAAGTAATTGAGGAGATTCAGTCTGCGAAGACTTTACCGGATAAGATAGATAGAGAATTAGTTAAAGCGCTTAATAATCTCTTCTCCGAGCTAGAAGAGATTGAGGTATCAGGAGCAGAAATTGAAGAGATTATCTTTGCCAATGGTGGAGTATTGGACTATGATGATTTTGCAAATAAATTAGAAGAAGTGAAGGAGAAGATTTTAACTCAGGGTGATAGAACTAATCTCAGAATTAAGAGACCAGCTGATGATAGAGAAGAGGAGGAATAA